TAGGGTAAATTTATAACCTATTGTATTAGATAATTATTCTATAACAGTTTAGTTATTGGTTGTGTGAGAAGGGTTAGAAAATTAAGTATTAAGGATTATTGTGGTTTCCTCAAAATCCTGAATATGTTAAATTTGAGAATTTTGCTTAatctcttgtttttattttattttaaaggctcATATCCCATgaaaaaatgcaatggttgAACCTTCCAACGGCATTGAAAGACattaattttgttcattttgagTGAGTAGTTAACCTACTCAgcgtcattttttaaaaattcttttaggagaagcaagtaaacttcaaaatatattcttttgtgatttttgaaattttaggaGTTCTTGagaataaagtaaaatatttattttcgcTTGATTGTAATTTATTCTAAGATTTTCGACAAGGTATTTAAGAATGAATATTAgattatagtttattttatttattgtgagtTCATGATTGATTACCGTTTGCTATAACAAAGAGATAATATTGTCTATGAGTTAAATACTcatagtgtatatatatatatatatatatatatatatatatatatatatgtgtgtgtgtgtgtgtgtgtgtgtgtgtgtgtgtatgtatgtatgtatgtatgtatgtatgtatgtatgtatgtatttttttccatttgttGCAACGAAGAGAGAATGCAGCCTACGGGTTGAATATTCATAGTTCATAAAGATTTGTTCGCTGCAACAAAGAGATAATACAGCCTACGAGCTAAATGTCATGGTTCTATAATTACCGTTCAtcacaacgaagagataatataATCTATGTGCACATAACAGAATGAAAGTTTGTTTATAAAGTTATTGTTCTTGAATACAAGTTTATATGTAGTTCTAAAAGTTTTAAGGGAGTATATAATAGTTTCTAAAAGTAAGTTGTATTCATTTCGCTTTTATTTAATgtcatttaaattctttttggaTGTAAAGACTCGTGTTGTATTCTTCTTCCTGTTCGCTTTGTATTTTATGCTCTTACTAAGTCTTTGTGACTTACCtccttatttcattttattttctaatatacaCAAATAGTGGAGTAGCAAACTTCCTGAGATTTGTTGACTTATTCAGgaatttgtttatctttttgGTAAGCCTTCATTGCGTTTGATGGAGAGTGTTTTTTTGACTTTAGTATAATGCAGCTATAGGAAGAAGGATAGTAATAGATATAGAGAGAatccttttattttgaaatttaaatgatcatctCTTATAGATATGTTGATGGTATAATTATGATGTTTTAAGACACTGATTAGTATTTATGACCAACATCactattaattgatattttggACAGTATGTCAAAGGTCTATGCTGTGATATGTGACATTGATATCTAATTGTTGGATCgggatatatatttatatatagattTGTTTGGATATATGATATGTTTTTACAGATTATTTAATATGGGGTTtgacctgtttttttttttttttggaaaactttgCTGAATTTTCGACTACCCCTTTTGGATGgtcttttaattgtgattttgaGTGAAGATTCTTAGGCTAGTCAAACTAAAGAAATTATAGTTTGTACACCGGTCATAGTCTAAGAGTGGATTGTGACAAATCACACTTGTAAGATCTTCACAGAATAAATTTGCATATGACACGGGTGGCTAAAAGGCCAACTCTTCCAACCAGCATGGTTTTTTAGAATCCAGTGTGAACCAAATTCACAAAAGAATgagaaaaactaacaaaatattGTTGTAGCAAGACTTGAATTTTCACAATGAAGCCTTGCATCATATGATGCACTAAGAGCTATCTGACAAGAAGCAACTGTTGCTGCCATGGCTACTTAAAACACAAGGCACGTCACGGACAAGAAACTTCACACAACGTGTTCCAATGTCATCCAAAATTTCTGTACATTCTTGCAAATCCGAGTCATTCACCAACATCACCCATTCCTCTTCATCATCAAGATATTTGAGCTGGAATGATCCATTTTGCAATTTGAACCTTGTTGCAACTTCTTTATATAGCTGGAAACAACCTGAAGATGGATCAAACTTGAAACGAATAGTATCACCCCTGTAGCTAGCTTTCACAATCATTTTTGACCCACTATCAACACAATTTGATTTAACTTTTGAATACTTTTGGTTCTCATGAGAGCATGATGAGCTTCCATGCATCATTGAGCCAGAGCCATTGGATGAGTTTGTAGTGCTTGAAGAAGTAGGATGGTTATGTTCATCAGCTCCTTCTACCCTATCTACACCAACTTCAACCTCATCAGTTACCAAGGACATTGAACAAGTTTGTTCAGGACAATCCTTAGTCTTTTTCCAATGGCAAGCTTTATGGCATGATCCATCATTCATGGTCATTGATTTTGAATCATCAGAAGAAACATTGTCTTTCTTCAATTCTCCCTCACCGCTGTTGGAGTTAGGAATACTTCTTGAGTGCACAAGCTTGTTTCCCACCAGACAAACACCTTCATCATCATTCAACTTAATTGTTGAATTCTCAATAGTGCTGGCAGGTGCTGGAGCTACTGAGACTTTTTTTTGTGTTGCAGGCTTAGGATCTTTCACAGAACTTTTCTCAGGAAACACAAGATATTTATGTGCTTCCGTTTCCTGCATGATTGATCCTCCGGCTATAAACCCCCCGGTATAAGGATCAAACTTTAGCCCTCCTTCCACTCCCTGGACAGAATCAAGCACAGTCTGTATCTTCTTTAACGAACGATTCACTTTATTTATCTTTCGGGATGGCCATCTTGAAATTCCATGTTGTCTGCATATCCTTTTTAGAGTTGTTGGGCAAACTGTTCAAAGAAGAAATGTTTGTTAACGATAAATCTGTCTTTATTAACTAGAATTACCTTTCAGAAATGTCTTACATCTTAACTTTAAGATAAAATCATAGAGCAACAATGtatatgttttcaatttaaattgtcATTAACAAGGATGTTAATGAACTCAACTCAGGTTTGACACTATACTAGAATATCTGGTATCTCACTTTGTAAAATCTCTCTTGTATCTTTCATTCTGAGCAATTCCACCATAAAACGTTCAACGAAAATGCATTCATTGTTTTCCCTAGTAAGTTGTAACTTTGGGAGAAAAGAAAACTATATATACAATGGCTTCTATAAAACTTCTATTTATGCAACCAACGCAACTTAAACGATTACAAACATCCCTCATATAACCCAAAAACATTAAGCTGagttaaaaattgtaaataaattaacataaataacTTCGGGGTCTCACCACCAATGCTTTTTGCAGCATCCTTCAGACTACCGGAAAAGTATTGTTGAAGAACACTCAAACTAACATTGTTCTCCACTGTGCTTCTCTTTTTCTCTACCTGCTTTCTTGATCCATTCATTGTCTACAAGACAAATTCCTACAATGTCAAAATTCAATTCCAAAAAGACACTAAAAATCATTGCACCACCAAGTTACAAGGTTGAAGCATAAACTCCATCTAATTTCTGCTCCATTTTGTAACATAAATGAAATGTGATGTGGCATTCAACATTTTGTCCCTCCGTTCTATCCCGTGATCAAATTTTCTTGGAACAAATGCTTTCTCAAATAAAGCATGCATTTCATATTAAATTTCACAAAGGTAAAAGGATAAAGGATACCGGTCAATATATACCTGACTATGAACGGCTTCAATTCCATTATTTCTCATGTTAGATGCCTTCAAGGACATCTTCAGGACAGAATCATGGTCATCGCTTATGAATGCTATCTGAGAGTTTCTCCTGGACATGGGAAAAAAACCTGAGACTTTTTCCTTTGGAAACCCACCTTGGGAACCTTCTATTCCTGTTAACTCAGCATCTGAAACTGTCCTCAAACTCTTACAAATTCTCCGCATGGTACTGGAGAGATTGTCCAATAAAAGTTCCTGTTCTGAACTCCCTGTCATATTCACAGGCAGAAAGAATTCTAATATGTAATCATCATCATTGGTGTAGGTACTCCTTAGCCTAATTGCAACTGCAGCATTCAAGTTATATTTGCGTGCGTGATGAACAAGGGGATATTCACCAATATCATATGTCTTCACATCAGTATAGAAGAACGGATGATTTGATTGAAGAGCTTTCCCAGCAATACCTTGCCCTTCCTCAAGATGATGTTCAACGCATGCATGAACAAATCCTTCTACAGCTCCATCATTTACATAGCAAGCTGATTCTTCAATACATAGTACACATTTTTCATTAGGACTTGTATGACCCTCTTTGATTCGTATTCTGTCAGTTTCGTTTCTTATTCCCTCACTGTAACAACAGGGAATCCATGTCAGTGCCAGTGGCAATCTATGTGCATGACACACGGCTCGTAACACATCAATTATCTCAGTCAAAGCAGCTCTTTTGTTACTTGATAGACACTGCAGAAAAAGAACCAATCTTATGAGAAGTTCAGTAATTCAGATAAAAACACATCTCAAACACCTCTACTCCATTCATAATTCAGAAAGTTTAGCATTGCCTTTTGAGTGGGGGGAAATCAATATGATAAGTCATCATAATATTGATCATCAATACCTGAGGATGAAGTCGTGGAGGCATAGTAGTCCTTAAATTTACAAGCTGCATAAAGTCATCATAAAGAAGACATTTATCATTAGTACCTTTGATGataacataatttggaaatatctAAAACATAGAAAAAGGTTTCTTTTCAGAGTAATTAGAAAATGGACCCATAATTGACTGATCTGCTTTTGAAACATATTAGCACAATCCTAGAGGTTTCTCAATCAATTAAACCAAAGATACACTTTAAAATAACTCTGTACTAATGAATATAGGATGTGTTTACACAGGATGACTATAGACTAGAATAGATTagtatatatgattttaatggTTCAATTTTTGCAAACTAGTCCTAGTTTGATCACTAGAAATATGACCACATCAtgcacatcctgaaaaaatcTCCTTCTTGCCTAACTGTTCTTCAACTACAGCAAGAGATcaacatcaaataaataaaaaatacaagataCTTTGTCAGACAAGGTAAAAACTTCTCCATGATAACCTTTTTAATAAGACATCCAAATCTCTAATAGAATAACACAGATTTGCCAGACAGAATCAATATAAGAAATTGAAGTATATGCTAGAAgtagcaaaaagaaaaatccaccTGGAGTGCTTGAGAAACAATTTCTAATTCTCTGTCAAAGTTAGGCTTTTCCTTTGTAGTAACTAGTTCCAATACAGCACATGGCACTTGAGAGTGCACATCAGATATAGGAAGAGCAATAGATCCACGAATCTCGTGATTCCTTGCGTGCTCCAACCTTAAGTACTCAGTTTTATTGTAGTAACCAACATTGGAGGTCCATTCAGGAACGTGCGATATAAACACGCGAGCTGGAAGCCCCGGACATGATTGCGTCTTTCCTTCTGCAGAAAATGTAAATGCCCTCGACACTTCACGATACCCTGCAAGCTTTGGATCTAACAAATAAGGTTGTTCACTTGTGCTTAAGATGAATTCATCACCATGCTTTATTGGCACCCAAACTTGTGCCAACATTCCCCCATCAGCTGATTCCAtaaagaaggacaaagccctCAGCATTCTATCATCAAGTGACCTACCTGGTGAACTTGAGATTATGTAATTGCACATGTCTGTGGTATTAACTTCCTGAGATGTGCCAttaggtttttgttttgaatctaAGCTATTTGAATCATTTGCTTCATCTAAGAACCCAAGTTGAAAGTCCATCTGCTGAAATATAATTCTCTCCCCACAACTAGGAGCACTTTCCATATCATTGTGAATTTCACTATCTTCTGTCATAAAGAATGGACCATTTCCATGCTCCACTAAATTCAACACATCAGGTACTGGATATGGCGCCAAGGAAAACGATGAAAACACATTAGCCAAACTCTGATCAGTCATGGATGGGCTATTGCTCCAACCAGCATAGGTATCAAAGTTCATGAGCTCTGAGAAGTTGCTAAACATGTCCTCTGAAGCAGATTTTTTCATTCCACCGTCTACCGATGTTGGTTCCTCCAACTGAGCCCCAGGAGGTGTGCAACAGCTAACTTCCTTTCCCTCAGGGGAAACATGGTCTTCCATGATTAGGTTGGAGAGAAAAATTGAAGTTGAAATTTGACCAATGTTAGAGTTCCTTTGAATTAAACTTTGCACCAGAGGCTTCGTCCTAGTTAACCAACATCCTAAAAGCCTGCAAGATTAACATGCACAATCTCAGCAAAGGCTAGGAATTCaggaaattaaagataaaaaagtcaCACAAAATTCTTTTGGTCacagaaagaaaaataacaatctCAACCACTCAAAcagaaaggaaaacaaattGAATTATAAGATGAATATATAG
The nucleotide sequence above comes from Glycine soja cultivar W05 chromosome 11, ASM419377v2, whole genome shotgun sequence. Encoded proteins:
- the LOC114374631 gene encoding protein NLP9-like, translated to MEDHVSPEGKEVSCCTPPGAQLEEPTSVDGGMKKSASEDMFSNFSELMNFDTYAGWSNSPSMTDQSLANVFSSFSLAPYPVPDVLNLVEHGNGPFFMTEDSEIHNDMESAPSCGERIIFQQMDFQLGFLDEANDSNSLDSKQKPNGTSQEVNTTDMCNYIISSSPGRSLDDRMLRALSFFMESADGGMLAQVWVPIKHGDEFILSTSEQPYLLDPKLAGYREVSRAFTFSAEGKTQSCPGLPARVFISHVPEWTSNVGYYNKTEYLRLEHARNHEIRGSIALPISDVHSQVPCAVLELVTTKEKPNFDRELEIVSQALQLVNLRTTMPPRLHPQCLSSNKRAALTEIIDVLRAVCHAHRLPLALTWIPCCYSEGIRNETDRIRIKEGHTSPNEKCVLCIEESACYVNDGAVEGFVHACVEHHLEEGQGIAGKALQSNHPFFYTDVKTYDIGEYPLVHHARKYNLNAAVAIRLRSTYTNDDDYILEFFLPVNMTGSSEQELLLDNLSSTMRRICKSLRTVSDAELTGIEGSQGGFPKEKVSGFFPMSRRNSQIAFISDDHDSVLKMSLKASNMRNNGIEAVHSQTMNGSRKQVEKKRSTVENNVSLSVLQQYFSGSLKDAAKSIGVCPTTLKRICRQHGISRWPSRKINKVNRSLKKIQTVLDSVQGVEGGLKFDPYTGGFIAGGSIMQETEAHKYLVFPEKSSVKDPKPATQKKVSVAPAPASTIENSTIKLNDDEGVCLVGNKLVHSRSIPNSNSGEGELKKDNVSSDDSKSMTMNDGSCHKACHWKKTKDCPEQTCSMSLVTDEVEVGVDRVEGADEHNHPTSSSTTNSSNGSGSMMHGSSSCSHENQKYSKVKSNCVDSGSKMIVKASYRGDTIRFKFDPSSGCFQLYKEVATRFKLQNGSFQLKYLDDEEEWVMLVNDSDLQECTEILDDIGTRCVKFLVRDVPCVLSSHGSNSCFLSDSS